In Bradysia coprophila strain Holo2 unplaced genomic scaffold, BU_Bcop_v1 contig_350, whole genome shotgun sequence, a genomic segment contains:
- the LOC119080703 gene encoding phosphoacetylglucosamine mutase gives MSVNLRAVYAFAREMYPKNVTTDIQYGTAGFRTRNDKLYYVMYRMGLLATLRSRAKAGQTIGVMITASHNPEPDNGVKLVDPMGEMLDQSWEKLATDLVNVTDQELQNEISRIIESEKIDIGSASCVFVGMDNRYHSPGLLKAVEDGVLTLKGRVKSFGIVTTPMLHYFVVCSNTCNAYGLATEEGYYDKLTTSFKRLRGTEFERGNYKNRLIFDGANGVGARKMLRFIKFMDNSLGIEVFNKGEGKINHECGADYVKVRQGCPIGLPELEPNTRCCSVDGDADRLVYFFTDANNQFNLLDGDRIATLIAGYLMDLVGKCGVEVTIGLVQTAYANGASTDYIQNVLKVPVATTSTGVKHLHHKATEFDVGIYFEANGHGTVVFSNKARKSIHAASKNVDNDLNEEQVAAARKLLLTIDLINETVGDAISDMLLVETILHTNGWDVKDWLATYTDLPNIQQKILVTDRNVIQVTDADRKCVTPDGLQDEIDRLVVKYPKGRSFVRPSGTEDVVRIYAEAATREDTDKLSFEVSLITYKMAGGIGPEPVLAPLSHM, from the exons GAACGACAAATTGTATTATGTAATGTACCGTATGGGACTACTGGCAACGTTGCGTTCCCGAGCGAAAGCTGGTCAAACTATTGGCGTAATGATTACGGCTTCGCATAATCCAGAACCTGATAATGGCGTCAAATTAGTCGATCCCATGGGTGAAATGTTGGATCAGAGCTGGGAAAAATTGGCCACAGACTTAGTCAATGTAACCGACCAGGAATTACAGAATGAAATTTCGCGAATTATTGAGAGCGAGAAAATTGACATTGGTTCCGCGTCTTGTGTATTTGTTGGCATGGATAATCGGTATCATAGTCCTGGTTTGCTGAAGGCCGTGGAAGATGGAGTATTGACTCTGAAGGGGCGAGTCAAATCATTTGGTATTGTGACTACTCCGATGTTACATTACTTTGTTGTATGCTCGAACACATGCAATGCGTACGGTTTAGCTACTGAGGAAGGATATTACGACAAATTGACGACGTCCTTTAAACGATTAAGGGGAACTGAATTTGAACGAGGAAACTACAAGAATCGATTGATTTTCGATG GTGCTAACGGTGTTGGAGCTCGAAAGATGTTACGATTTATAAAATTCATGGATAACAGTCTGGGTATTGAGGTGTTTAACAAAGGAGAGGGCAAAATTAACCATGAATGTGGGGCTGATTACGTGAAAGTGCGTCAAGGTTGTCCAATCGGTCTACCGGAATTAGAACCAAACACACGCTGTTGTTCGGTTGATGGCGATGCTGACAGACTCGTTTATTTCTTTACCGATGCCaataatcaattcaatttactggATGGTGATAGAATAGCAACTTTAATAGCTGG ATATCTAATGGAtctggtcggtaaatgcgGTGTCGAGGTTACTATTGGATTGGTGCAAACTGCTTACGCTAATGGTGCGTCAACTGACTACATTCAAAACGTTCTT AAAGTACCTGTTGCCACAACGTCTACGGGTGTTAAACACTTGCACCACAAAGCGACTGAATTCGACGTAGGCATTTACTTTGAAGCTAACGGTCATGGTACGGTCGTATTCAGTAATAAGGCAAGAAAATCCATTCATGCCGCATCCAAAAACGTTGA CAATGATCTCAACGAAGAACAGGTTGCGGCCGCCAGAAAACTGTTACTCACAATTGATCTGATCAATGAAACGGTTGGTGATGCCATATCGGATATGTTGCTGGTGGAAACGATTCTACATACAAACGGTTGGGACGTCAAGGATTGGTTGGCTACATACACCGACCTTCCAAACATccagcaaaaaattttggtcaCCGATCGTAATGTGATACAAGTGACGGATGCAGACCGAAAATGTGTTACACCTGACGGATTACAAGACGAAATCGATCGATTGGTTGTTAAATATCCGAAAGGGCGATCATTTGTTCGACCGTCTGGAACCGAGGATGTTGTACGAATTTATGCTGAAGCGGCCACAAGAGAG GACACCGATAAACTGTCATTTGAAGTATCGCTGATCACATACAAAATGGCTGGAGGCATTGGACCAGAACCGGTGTTGGCACCACTTTCCCATATGTAA